One genomic segment of Chloroflexota bacterium includes these proteins:
- a CDS encoding ROK family protein — translation MADERRIAIGVDVGGSGIKVAAVDLASGALASQRYRIATPKPSTPEAVIKVIASLVKRAGVEMGAPDLPVGVGLPSVILDGATMTAANIDKRWIGFAARDAMSEAVGRRVALGNDADVAGLAEIRFGVGATDPSVRRGVVIFLTLGTGVGSGVFNDGVLVPNTELGHMEIRGKDAEWRSSAAARLRRSESWKGWAEDLDEHLKAIDRLFWPRLFILGGGVSKQGDRFIPRLTCRPPVIAATLRNEAGIVGAALLAVDPSARAQEGADD, via the coding sequence ATGGCGGATGAGCGGCGGATCGCGATCGGGGTGGACGTCGGCGGGAGTGGCATCAAGGTCGCGGCGGTCGACCTGGCGAGCGGCGCGCTCGCCAGCCAGCGCTACCGGATCGCGACGCCGAAGCCCTCGACACCCGAGGCGGTCATCAAGGTCATCGCCTCGCTCGTCAAGCGGGCGGGCGTCGAGATGGGGGCGCCGGACCTGCCGGTCGGGGTCGGGCTGCCGAGCGTCATCCTCGACGGGGCGACGATGACGGCGGCGAACATCGACAAGCGCTGGATCGGCTTCGCGGCCCGTGACGCGATGAGCGAGGCGGTCGGACGCCGGGTGGCGCTCGGCAACGACGCCGATGTCGCGGGCCTCGCCGAGATCCGCTTCGGCGTGGGAGCGACGGATCCGTCCGTCCGTCGCGGCGTCGTCATCTTCCTCACCCTCGGCACCGGCGTGGGATCCGGCGTGTTCAATGACGGCGTCCTCGTCCCGAATACCGAGCTCGGCCACATGGAGATCCGCGGCAAGGACGCCGAGTGGCGATCCTCCGCCGCCGCCCGCCTCCGACGGAGCGAGTCCTGGAAGGGCTGGGCGGAGGACCTCGACGAGCACCTCAAAGCGATCGACCGGCTCTTCTGGCCGCGCCTGTTCATCCTCGGCGGCGGGGTCAGCAAGCAGGGCGACAGGTTCATCCCCCGCCTCACCTGCCGGCCGCCGGTCATCGCGGCGACCCTCCGCAACGAGGCCGGCATCGTCGGTGCCGCGCTCCTCGCGGTCGACCCCTCCGCTCGAGCCCAGGAGGGCGCCGACGACTGA
- a CDS encoding ABC transporter ATP-binding protein — MSLIVRDVRYRYAGSTRPALDGIDLTVEPGQVLGIVGANEAGKSTLCLVAAGLAPATIGGRLEGSVEMDGLTTIHARPHELAQRCGILFQNPVTQLSGTASTVWEEIAFGPRNLGLPLEEVVARVDAAFAALGVAHLAERDPQRLSGGQAQLVALAGVLALRPRYLILDEPTSQLDPLGTRLVGEALDGLVAATGAGVLIVEHKTDLLARFASTVAVVAAGRVALTGSATAVLADERLETFGVEPPSRIRLERAARLAGVSLPAVS; from the coding sequence GTGAGCCTCATCGTCCGCGACGTCCGGTATCGCTACGCGGGATCGACGCGCCCGGCGCTCGACGGCATCGATCTCACCGTCGAGCCCGGCCAGGTCCTCGGCATCGTCGGCGCGAACGAGGCGGGCAAGTCGACGCTCTGCCTCGTCGCCGCCGGCCTCGCACCGGCCACGATCGGCGGTCGGCTCGAGGGCTCCGTCGAGATGGACGGGCTGACCACCATCCACGCCCGGCCACACGAGCTCGCCCAGCGCTGCGGGATCCTCTTCCAGAACCCGGTCACCCAGCTGTCCGGCACCGCATCGACGGTCTGGGAGGAGATCGCCTTCGGACCGCGCAACCTCGGCCTGCCGCTGGAGGAGGTCGTCGCCCGGGTGGACGCGGCGTTCGCCGCCCTCGGCGTCGCCCACCTCGCCGAACGCGATCCGCAGCGACTGTCCGGCGGCCAGGCACAGCTCGTGGCGCTCGCCGGGGTCCTGGCCCTCCGGCCGCGCTACCTCATCCTCGACGAGCCGACGAGCCAGCTCGACCCGCTCGGCACGCGGCTGGTCGGCGAAGCGCTCGACGGTCTGGTCGCCGCGACCGGCGCGGGCGTCCTCATCGTCGAGCACAAGACGGACCTCCTCGCCCGGTTCGCGAGCACGGTCGCCGTCGTGGCGGCTGGACGGGTGGCGCTGACGGGATCCGCGACTGCCGTCCTCGCCGACGAGCGCCTCGAGACGTTCGGCGTGGAACCACCGTCGCGGATCCGCCTCGAGCGAGCCGCGCGACTGGCCGGGGTCTCCCTCCCCGCGGTGAGCTGA
- a CDS encoding aldehyde dehydrogenase, whose protein sequence is MTTEPQTTPILDTRMIIGGDSLAAADGQTFDVVNPANGAVIARAPLGGREDVDRAVAAARKAFDDPKGWANWAAGKRGRTLAKFATLIKDHAEELASLESRNVGKPIGGARGEVIGASLVFDYYAGAANKLFGETIPVSKPGLDFTLREPIGVVGLIVPWNFPILMASWKLGPALAAGNACILKPASYSPLTAIRLGELALEAGIPAGILNVVTGPGGTAGASIAAHSGVGKVAFTGETTTGQEIMRLAAGNVKKISLELGGKSPNIVFADADLEAWAASAPYAVFDNTGQDCCARSRIFVERSVHERAVELLAAATRKVKVGDPASEATEVGTLVSLRQRERVMDYIEIGIREGATVVVGGDIPSDPALAGGAYLMPTIFDHVTNDMRIAVEEIFGPVVTVIPFDTEDEAIQLANATPYGLSGSVWSRDIGRALRTAKRLQAGVLSVNSNSSVHTEAPFGGYKMSGIGRELGMHALELYTEVKNIFVDLS, encoded by the coding sequence ATGACCACCGAACCACAGACGACGCCGATCCTCGACACCCGCATGATCATCGGCGGCGACTCGCTCGCCGCGGCGGACGGCCAGACCTTCGATGTGGTGAACCCGGCGAACGGCGCGGTCATCGCCCGGGCGCCGCTCGGCGGCCGCGAGGACGTCGATCGCGCGGTCGCCGCGGCCCGGAAGGCCTTCGATGACCCGAAGGGCTGGGCGAACTGGGCGGCCGGCAAGCGCGGCCGGACGCTCGCGAAGTTCGCGACGCTCATCAAGGACCACGCGGAGGAGCTCGCCTCGCTCGAGAGCCGGAACGTCGGCAAGCCGATCGGTGGCGCCCGGGGCGAGGTGATCGGCGCGAGCCTCGTCTTCGACTACTACGCCGGCGCGGCGAACAAGCTGTTCGGCGAGACGATCCCGGTGAGCAAGCCCGGCCTCGACTTCACCCTCCGCGAGCCGATCGGCGTCGTCGGGCTCATCGTGCCGTGGAACTTCCCCATCCTCATGGCGAGCTGGAAGCTCGGGCCGGCGCTCGCGGCCGGCAACGCCTGCATCCTCAAGCCGGCGAGCTACTCGCCGCTCACGGCGATCCGGCTCGGCGAGCTCGCCCTCGAGGCGGGCATCCCGGCCGGCATCCTCAACGTTGTGACCGGGCCGGGTGGCACGGCCGGGGCGAGCATCGCCGCCCACTCGGGCGTCGGCAAGGTCGCCTTTACCGGCGAGACCACGACCGGCCAGGAGATCATGCGGCTCGCGGCCGGCAACGTGAAGAAGATCAGTCTTGAGCTCGGCGGCAAGAGCCCGAACATCGTCTTCGCCGACGCCGATCTCGAGGCCTGGGCCGCCTCTGCGCCGTACGCCGTCTTCGACAACACCGGCCAGGATTGCTGCGCTCGGAGCCGGATCTTCGTCGAGCGCTCGGTCCACGAACGGGCTGTCGAGCTGCTCGCCGCGGCGACCCGGAAGGTCAAGGTCGGCGACCCGGCGAGCGAGGCGACGGAGGTCGGGACGCTCGTGAGCCTCCGCCAGCGCGAGCGGGTCATGGACTACATCGAGATCGGCATCCGCGAGGGCGCGACGGTCGTCGTCGGCGGAGACATCCCGAGCGATCCGGCACTCGCCGGCGGGGCCTACCTCATGCCGACGATCTTCGATCACGTGACGAACGACATGCGGATCGCCGTCGAGGAGATCTTCGGTCCGGTCGTCACGGTCATCCCGTTCGACACGGAGGACGAGGCGATCCAGCTCGCCAACGCGACGCCGTACGGCCTCTCCGGCTCGGTCTGGAGCCGGGACATCGGCCGGGCCCTGCGGACCGCGAAGCGGCTCCAGGCAGGCGTCCTCTCGGTGAACTCGAACAGCTCCGTCCACACGGAGGCCCCGTTCGGCGGCTACAAGATGTCCGGCATCGGTCGCGAGCTCGGGATGCACGCCCTCGAGCTGTACACCGAGGTGAAGAACATCTTCGTCGACCTCAGCTGA
- a CDS encoding MoaD/ThiS family protein yields MTVVRIPPVLRATVGGAKEVTVAGSTVGEALAALVGAHPSLRDQLLTADGTLNRFVNVYLDGQDIRYLQELATPVTERDSIIVLPAMAGG; encoded by the coding sequence GTGACCGTCGTCCGCATCCCGCCCGTCCTTCGGGCGACCGTCGGCGGTGCCAAGGAGGTGACCGTCGCCGGCTCGACCGTCGGCGAGGCGCTCGCGGCGCTGGTCGGCGCCCATCCGAGCCTCCGCGACCAGCTCCTGACGGCGGACGGCACGCTCAATCGCTTCGTCAACGTCTATCTCGACGGCCAGGACATCCGCTACCTCCAGGAGCTTGCAACGCCGGTCACGGAGCGCGATTCGATCATCGTGCTGCCGGCGATGGCCGGTGGCTGA
- the purE gene encoding 5-(carboxyamino)imidazole ribonucleotide mutase gives MSEERERRDRSVEATGAAASDRRPIVGIVGGSRSDFPILTTAAALLDELGIPNELRVVSAHRTPDLMFRYAESAADRGLRVIIAGAGGAAHLPGMIAAKTLLPVIGVPIPLGQLDGLDSLLSIVQMPRGVPVATVAIGNAENAALLAARILALHEPTVAAALAAYRDRQAQHVLDDPSNAG, from the coding sequence GTGAGTGAGGAGCGCGAGCGACGCGACAGGAGCGTCGAGGCGACTGGCGCGGCAGCGTCGGATCGGCGACCGATCGTCGGGATCGTGGGAGGAAGTCGCTCGGACTTCCCGATCCTCACCACGGCCGCCGCGCTGCTCGACGAGCTCGGGATCCCGAACGAGCTTCGCGTGGTGTCCGCCCATCGGACACCCGACCTCATGTTCCGCTATGCCGAGTCCGCCGCCGATCGGGGTCTGCGGGTCATCATCGCTGGTGCCGGCGGGGCGGCCCATCTGCCCGGCATGATCGCGGCGAAGACGCTCCTTCCGGTCATCGGCGTGCCGATCCCGCTCGGCCAGCTCGACGGACTGGATTCGCTCCTCTCGATCGTCCAGATGCCGCGAGGCGTGCCCGTCGCGACGGTCGCCATCGGCAACGCGGAGAACGCGGCTCTGCTCGCGGCCCGGATCCTCGCTCTCCACGAGCCGACCGTCGCGGCGGCGTTGGCGGCGTACCGCGATCGACAGGCGCAGCACGTCCTCGACGATCCCTCGAACGCCGGTTGA
- a CDS encoding 5-(carboxyamino)imidazole ribonucleotide synthase, with amino-acid sequence MPDRPPTRDPRIAASGAGSHAEPHAGPPILPYPQRPLIVTASDPIWPVLAARVMEIVRADRPEIEIHHIGSTSVPGLLAKPILDLGVLADPSSIADIAEHARRLGFGAQTGMFPFPPTRPLLLGALSRDDGPPIPIHLHVMPTAGRFQHDLRRHLVFRDALRADPDLRQAYADLKRGIVRAGVGTGLSYSLNKTAFIRDVLAAHGEEDSPLAPGSTIGIIGGGQLGRMLALAARRLGYRIVVLDPDPACPAAAVAERVVVATYDDVDAAGELAASCDVATYELEHIAAAMVRRIDADRPIHPVEYALRMTQDRLAERRFLTAVGAPTAPWREVRTLEDLRRGAAELGYPLRLKVAIGGYDGRSQVRLAAEEDLGPRFAALAGSVQRDGLLLERELEFAAECSAIVARDARGRTVAYPLARNLHDDGILVESIAPAPPPVTPAIVAVAQELAGRLATELDLVGILTVELFVLHDGSLVVNELAPRVHNSGHWTIEGAVTSQFEQHIRALAGLPLGAPDATGIGATVNLLGTGRRRPARLAGLDRALADPAVHLHVYDKREVFERRKMGHLTVVAAHPDEAITRARTALAALHWEDEP; translated from the coding sequence ATGCCCGACCGACCGCCGACGCGGGATCCACGCATCGCCGCCTCCGGCGCCGGCTCCCACGCCGAACCCCACGCCGGACCCCCGATCCTGCCCTACCCCCAGCGACCCCTGATCGTGACCGCTTCGGACCCGATCTGGCCGGTCCTCGCTGCGCGGGTCATGGAGATCGTGCGGGCGGATCGTCCGGAGATCGAGATCCATCACATCGGCAGCACATCCGTTCCCGGGCTCCTCGCGAAGCCGATCCTCGACCTCGGCGTCCTCGCCGACCCGTCGTCGATCGCGGACATCGCCGAGCACGCTCGACGCCTCGGCTTCGGCGCCCAGACCGGGATGTTCCCGTTCCCGCCGACGCGACCGCTGCTCCTCGGTGCGCTGTCGCGGGACGACGGGCCACCCATCCCGATCCACCTTCACGTCATGCCGACTGCGGGACGCTTCCAGCACGACCTTCGCCGCCACCTCGTGTTCCGCGATGCGCTCCGGGCGGACCCGGATCTCCGCCAGGCCTACGCGGATCTCAAGCGGGGGATCGTCCGCGCCGGAGTCGGCACCGGCCTCAGCTATTCGCTCAACAAGACGGCCTTCATCCGTGATGTCCTCGCGGCCCACGGGGAGGAGGACTCGCCGCTCGCGCCCGGCTCGACGATCGGCATCATCGGCGGCGGTCAGCTCGGCCGGATGCTCGCCCTCGCGGCGCGCCGGCTCGGCTACCGGATCGTCGTCCTCGACCCGGATCCGGCGTGCCCAGCTGCCGCGGTGGCGGAGCGGGTCGTCGTCGCCACGTACGATGACGTGGATGCGGCCGGGGAGCTCGCCGCGTCATGCGATGTCGCGACGTACGAGCTCGAGCACATCGCGGCGGCGATGGTTCGCCGGATCGACGCGGACCGACCCATCCACCCGGTCGAGTACGCCCTCAGGATGACCCAGGATCGCCTCGCCGAGCGACGGTTCCTCACGGCGGTCGGCGCCCCGACGGCTCCGTGGCGCGAGGTCCGGACGCTCGAGGATCTCCGACGCGGAGCGGCCGAGCTCGGCTATCCACTGCGCCTCAAGGTCGCGATCGGCGGCTACGACGGGCGCAGCCAGGTGCGCCTGGCCGCCGAGGAGGATCTCGGGCCCCGGTTCGCTGCCCTCGCCGGGTCCGTCCAGCGCGACGGTCTGCTCCTGGAACGGGAGCTCGAGTTCGCCGCCGAATGCTCGGCGATCGTCGCGCGTGACGCCCGCGGCCGCACGGTCGCTTATCCGCTCGCCCGGAACCTCCACGACGATGGGATCCTCGTCGAATCCATCGCCCCGGCCCCGCCACCCGTGACCCCGGCGATCGTCGCGGTCGCGCAGGAGCTCGCGGGCCGGCTGGCGACGGAGCTCGACCTGGTCGGCATCCTCACCGTCGAGCTGTTCGTCCTCCACGACGGGTCGCTCGTGGTCAACGAACTCGCACCGCGGGTCCACAACAGCGGCCACTGGACGATCGAGGGCGCGGTGACGAGCCAGTTCGAGCAGCACATCCGGGCGCTCGCGGGGCTGCCGCTCGGGGCACCCGACGCGACCGGCATCGGCGCGACGGTCAACCTCCTCGGTACCGGCCGGCGCCGGCCGGCTCGCCTCGCCGGCCTCGATCGGGCGCTCGCGGACCCCGCCGTCCACCTCCACGTCTACGATAAGCGCGAGGTGTTCGAGCGCCGGAAGATGGGCCATCTCACCGTGGTGGCCGCTCATCCGGACGAGGCGATCACCCGAGCCCGGACGGCGCTCGCCGCCCTGCACTGGGAGGACGAGCCGTGA
- a CDS encoding M67 family metallopeptidase, with amino-acid sequence MEVPFCRRIHPRPGRDGERSRGRSPLVVIGHPGPAFATLREVLREALIEHARHEYPNEACGIVVGDRPAAEGGIALRFAPTRNAAASPLRYEIDSADLLRLTLETDDADESFWAIVHSHVRSSARPSPTDVRAARYPDALYILVSLADDQADPVTGEPSVRAWRIVGDDVFEVVLQRAD; translated from the coding sequence ATGGAAGTACCTTTCTGCCGGCGCATTCACCCGCGACCTGGACGAGATGGAGAGCGATCTCGAGGGCGGAGTCCACTGGTGGTGATCGGCCATCCTGGGCCGGCCTTCGCAACCCTTCGGGAGGTGCTTCGCGAGGCGCTCATCGAGCATGCCCGACACGAGTATCCGAACGAGGCGTGCGGGATCGTCGTCGGCGACCGGCCGGCAGCGGAGGGCGGCATCGCGCTCCGCTTCGCCCCGACGCGGAACGCCGCCGCGTCGCCGCTCCGTTACGAGATCGACTCCGCCGACCTCCTCCGGCTGACGCTCGAGACGGACGATGCCGACGAGTCGTTCTGGGCCATCGTCCACTCGCATGTGCGCTCGTCGGCCCGTCCCTCGCCGACGGACGTCCGCGCCGCCCGTTATCCGGACGCGCTGTACATCCTCGTCTCGCTCGCGGACGACCAGGCGGATCCGGTCACGGGCGAGCCTTCCGTCCGAGCCTGGCGGATCGTCGGCGACGACGTGTTCGAGGTGGTCCTCCAGCGCGCCGACTGA
- a CDS encoding energy-coupling factor transporter transmembrane protein EcfT codes for MTRLSVGPYRRLCPTTKLVIAFAEALIAIGVRGWTGPLAVACTVVVVAAYARVLRRALVIVTLTAPLVLSIVLVNTFFFPGAHDVLVRLGPLTATTTGVTAAAQAVLRVAAFALSVSLFSLTTQADDLLADLERRGLGRRGHFVIGAALSTIPRMRERIAEVTEAQRARGLDTESSRLRRVAGIVPLVGPVIFNSLTEVEERTMALEARGFSAPTRRIQLKSFPETPLERTLAWSIVVGTVVLLILSIAGLLAGLP; via the coding sequence GTGACGCGCCTCTCTGTCGGACCGTATCGCCGGCTCTGCCCGACCACCAAGCTCGTCATCGCGTTCGCCGAAGCCCTGATCGCCATTGGCGTGCGGGGTTGGACCGGTCCCCTCGCGGTCGCTTGCACGGTAGTCGTCGTCGCCGCATATGCGCGAGTGCTCAGGCGCGCCCTCGTCATCGTGACCCTCACGGCACCGCTCGTGCTCTCCATCGTCCTTGTCAATACATTCTTCTTCCCGGGAGCGCATGACGTGCTCGTTCGGCTCGGCCCATTGACGGCGACCACCACAGGGGTCACCGCCGCGGCGCAGGCTGTGCTCCGAGTGGCCGCATTTGCTTTGTCAGTTTCGCTGTTCTCGCTCACGACTCAGGCCGACGACCTCCTTGCCGATCTGGAGCGACGAGGACTCGGCCGTCGAGGGCATTTCGTCATCGGTGCAGCCCTGAGCACGATCCCCCGGATGCGCGAACGCATCGCCGAGGTTACCGAAGCCCAGCGAGCTAGGGGCCTCGACACCGAGAGCTCGCGCCTCCGTCGGGTCGCGGGGATCGTGCCTCTCGTCGGACCCGTGATCTTCAATTCATTGACCGAGGTCGAGGAGCGAACCATGGCCCTGGAAGCCCGCGGTTTCTCGGCTCCGACTCGTCGGATACAGCTGAAGTCCTTCCCCGAGACCCCGCTCGAGCGCACGTTGGCGTGGTCGATCGTCGTGGGGACCGTGGTGCTCCTCATCCTCTCGATCGCCGGGCTGCTCGCGGGCCTGCCGTGA
- a CDS encoding nucleoside hydrolase: MTDRIPLLIDCDTGIDDSLALLYACASPEAEILAVTCCSGNVAAEQVAENTRAVLELAGRTDIEVAIGRRTPLMRALETTPETHGPRGIGHAVLPPPTRPVSDRHGVELIVETARSRPDEVTLVTLGPLTNLALAMLLEPELPRLLRRVVVMGGAFRVAGNTTPREEWNIHCDPEAARIVFSAFGESPVERLPLVLGLDVTERARFLPDHLVALARRAGSRPDDSLALARGDDPLRAARSVASDPIVRYLADALRFYMEFHARYDGFYGAFVHDPLAIATALDPGLVRTEKVTVDVETHGAVTTGETVADWRHLWGRPPSCEVAVEADADRFLDRFVERVGALAERLAQA; the protein is encoded by the coding sequence GTGACCGACCGGATCCCCCTCCTCATCGACTGCGACACCGGCATCGACGACAGCCTTGCCCTCCTCTACGCATGCGCGAGCCCCGAGGCGGAGATCCTCGCGGTCACCTGCTGTTCCGGAAACGTCGCTGCGGAGCAGGTCGCCGAGAACACGCGAGCCGTGCTCGAACTCGCCGGCAGGACCGACATCGAGGTCGCGATCGGACGTCGAACGCCGCTCATGCGGGCGCTCGAGACGACGCCCGAGACGCATGGCCCGCGCGGCATCGGTCACGCCGTGTTGCCGCCACCGACGCGGCCTGTCTCGGACCGCCACGGGGTCGAGCTCATCGTCGAGACTGCCCGCAGCCGGCCGGACGAGGTGACGCTCGTGACGCTCGGCCCCCTGACGAACCTCGCCCTGGCGATGCTCCTCGAACCCGAGCTCCCCCGACTGCTCCGGCGGGTCGTCGTCATGGGAGGCGCGTTCCGGGTCGCCGGCAACACGACACCGCGCGAGGAGTGGAACATCCACTGCGATCCGGAGGCGGCGAGGATCGTCTTCTCCGCGTTCGGCGAGTCCCCCGTCGAGCGCCTGCCCCTCGTCCTCGGCCTCGACGTCACGGAGCGGGCGCGATTCCTGCCGGACCACCTCGTCGCCCTTGCCCGGCGCGCCGGCAGCCGTCCTGACGACTCACTCGCCCTCGCACGCGGCGACGACCCGCTGCGCGCGGCTCGCAGCGTCGCCTCGGATCCGATCGTGCGCTACCTCGCGGATGCCCTCCGCTTCTATATGGAATTCCACGCTCGATACGACGGGTTCTACGGTGCGTTCGTCCACGATCCGCTCGCCATCGCCACCGCGCTCGACCCGGGCCTCGTCCGCACGGAGAAGGTCACCGTGGACGTCGAGACCCACGGTGCGGTCACGACCGGCGAGACGGTGGCCGATTGGCGACACCTGTGGGGCCGGCCACCGAGCTGCGAGGTCGCGGTGGAGGCCGACGCGGATCGATTCCTCGATCGATTCGTCGAACGCGTCGGAGCGCTGGCCGAGAGGCTCGCGCAGGCCTGA
- a CDS encoding NUDIX hydrolase has protein sequence MGADVVTDDDLSPDRPRFDRGPDARSTGIDSGRGVPHWLAAALRHCSRCGAPLRFGTIDAEDRERLGCDACGYIAYVNPRLVVTTLPITDAGDLVLIRRGIEPGRGAWAQPGGFLEVDETVNEAAIREAFEETGLVVEPGEIVGLYSRLEAAVVVIAFEARVAGGSPRINPEALEIVAFAPDAIPWAGIAFSTTFWAIRDWLRRRHPEIPPPDLRAGLS, from the coding sequence GTGGGTGCTGACGTCGTGACGGACGACGATCTCAGCCCGGACCGCCCGCGGTTCGATCGCGGGCCCGACGCCCGCTCGACCGGCATCGACTCGGGCCGAGGCGTCCCCCACTGGCTCGCCGCGGCGCTCCGCCACTGCTCGCGCTGCGGCGCGCCCCTGCGGTTCGGAACGATCGACGCTGAGGATCGCGAGCGCCTGGGCTGCGACGCGTGCGGCTACATCGCCTACGTCAATCCGCGGCTCGTGGTCACCACCCTCCCGATCACGGACGCGGGCGATCTCGTCCTCATCCGCCGCGGGATCGAGCCCGGACGGGGCGCCTGGGCCCAGCCCGGCGGCTTCCTCGAGGTCGACGAGACGGTCAACGAGGCGGCGATCCGCGAGGCGTTCGAGGAGACGGGTCTCGTCGTCGAGCCCGGGGAGATCGTGGGCCTTTACTCTCGGCTCGAGGCGGCGGTCGTCGTCATCGCCTTCGAGGCCCGCGTGGCCGGCGGGTCGCCGCGGATCAATCCCGAGGCGCTCGAGATCGTGGCCTTCGCTCCCGACGCGATCCCTTGGGCGGGCATCGCCTTCAGCACGACGTTCTGGGCGATCCGTGACTGGCTCCGGCGGCGGCACCCGGAGATCCCCCCGCCCGACCTGCGGGCCGGCCTCAGCTGA
- a CDS encoding cysteine synthase family protein: MAGGGRRRFASIVDAIGNTPLVEIARLSPSPEVRLFAKLEMLNPTGSVKDRAAKYLIEDLERSGRLRPDSIILEPTSGNTGIALAMIARRRGYRIALVMPDNVTSERREVARLFGAEILDSPGVQGSNGAIALARRLAASDPRYVMPDQYANEANPRAHYETTGPEILADCPEIDAFVAGFGTGGTLMGVGRYLREHRPDVRIYAAEPMPGENVQGLRSLDDGFVPEIFDPALIDGKFLVTNRESIVALRELLDREGIFAGPSCGAVLVAAIRVARAMISAGRGGTIVALLPDGGWKYLSAGAFTRDLDEMESDLEGGVHWW; the protein is encoded by the coding sequence TTGGCCGGCGGCGGCCGGAGGCGGTTCGCTTCGATCGTCGACGCGATCGGGAACACCCCGCTCGTGGAGATCGCGCGGCTGTCCCCCAGTCCGGAGGTCCGCCTGTTCGCGAAGCTCGAGATGCTCAACCCCACCGGGTCCGTGAAGGACCGGGCGGCGAAGTACCTCATCGAGGATCTCGAGCGGTCCGGGCGGCTCAGGCCCGATTCGATCATCCTCGAGCCCACGTCCGGCAACACCGGGATCGCGCTCGCGATGATCGCCCGTCGCAGGGGATACCGGATCGCCCTCGTCATGCCGGACAACGTCACCAGCGAGCGACGCGAGGTCGCCCGACTCTTCGGAGCGGAGATCCTCGACTCGCCGGGCGTGCAGGGAAGCAACGGCGCGATCGCCCTCGCCCGCCGGCTTGCCGCCTCGGATCCACGCTACGTGATGCCGGACCAGTATGCGAACGAGGCGAACCCGCGGGCGCACTACGAGACGACCGGGCCGGAGATCCTCGCCGATTGTCCGGAGATCGACGCGTTCGTCGCCGGATTCGGGACGGGCGGCACGCTCATGGGGGTGGGCCGATACCTGCGCGAGCACCGTCCGGACGTCCGCATCTACGCGGCCGAGCCGATGCCCGGCGAGAACGTCCAGGGACTCCGCTCGCTCGACGACGGGTTCGTGCCGGAGATCTTCGACCCCGCCCTCATCGACGGGAAGTTCCTCGTGACGAACCGCGAGAGCATCGTCGCCCTCCGCGAGCTCCTCGACCGCGAGGGGATCTTCGCCGGACCGTCATGTGGCGCCGTCCTCGTGGCCGCGATCCGCGTGGCCCGCGCGATGATCTCGGCCGGTCGTGGCGGCACGATCGTCGCGCTGCTTCCGGACGGGGGATGGAAGTACCTTTCTGCCGGCGCATTCACCCGCGACCTGGACGAGATGGAGAGCGATCTCGAGGGCGGAGTCCACTGGTGGTGA
- a CDS encoding ABC transporter ATP-binding protein has product MDGGIELEAVGLGFVYPDGTRALDGIDLRVAAGESVAIVGQNGSGKSTFVRHLNGLLRATGGRVIVGGTDVGRRHVAELARLVGVVFQNPDRQIFAGRVRAEVAFGARNVGLRGSALDSRVDAALERVGLTGHATDNPYDLGHSKRKLLATASILAMETPAVVLDEPTTGQDLAGIAQMRTIVAELTATGRTVVAISHDMRFVAETFPRVVVMQAGRVVLDGPPARVFAEVSWPILAATYLEAPLAAHVGAAAGLGSTPTEDALIEALVARAGGAAGAATTPPG; this is encoded by the coding sequence ATGGACGGCGGGATCGAGCTCGAGGCGGTGGGTCTGGGCTTCGTGTATCCGGATGGGACGCGCGCGCTCGACGGGATCGACCTCCGGGTCGCGGCCGGGGAGTCCGTCGCCATCGTCGGCCAGAACGGGAGCGGCAAGTCGACATTCGTCCGGCACCTCAACGGTCTGCTTCGCGCCACCGGGGGTCGCGTCATCGTCGGCGGGACGGACGTCGGGCGGCGGCACGTGGCGGAGCTCGCCCGGCTCGTCGGCGTCGTCTTCCAGAATCCGGATCGCCAGATCTTCGCCGGGCGTGTCCGGGCAGAGGTCGCCTTCGGAGCCCGCAATGTCGGCCTTCGCGGGTCCGCGCTGGATTCGCGCGTCGACGCTGCGCTCGAGCGGGTCGGCCTGACGGGTCATGCGACGGACAACCCCTACGACCTCGGTCATTCGAAGCGCAAACTCCTCGCGACCGCCTCCATCCTCGCCATGGAGACGCCCGCGGTGGTGCTCGACGAACCGACGACCGGGCAGGATCTCGCGGGGATCGCGCAGATGCGGACGATCGTCGCGGAGCTCACTGCCACCGGCCGGACGGTCGTCGCGATCAGCCACGACATGCGGTTCGTCGCCGAGACGTTCCCGCGCGTCGTGGTCATGCAGGCCGGCCGGGTGGTCCTCGACGGACCCCCGGCTCGGGTCTTTGCCGAGGTGAGCTGGCCGATCCTCGCCGCGACGTACCTCGAGGCACCGCTCGCCGCCCATGTCGGCGCTGCCGCAGGGCTCGGATCGACGCCGACCGAGGATGCCCTCATCGAGGCGCTCGTGGCGCGGGCCGGGGGTGCCGCGGGTGCGGCGACCACGCCGCCGGGCTGA